The DNA region CTGGGCAGAGAAGATTTTATTAAAGACGGAATTCCTGTTCTAACAATTGGCTGCCTCACAGAACAGGGAATCAACTTGAATAAAGCAGTCCACATTAGCGAACAGAAAGCCACCGATTTAGAACGGTATCGGTTGTCGGTTGGTGACTTGCTTTTTTCGCGAATGGCCTCCGTTGGGCGTGCCGGCTTCGTTTCAGCAAGCTTTGAGGGGGCTTTTTTCAACTATCACATTATGCGGTTACGCCTCGCGAATCACATAATAAAGCCTCATTATTTTCTCTATTATGTTAGAGGTTCAGGTGAAGTTGTCAATTACCTAAAACGTGTAAATCACGGTGCTACAAGGGACGGAATAAACACAGAGCAGCTTCTAAACATGCCTGTTTGCCTACCCCCCTTCGCCGAGCAAGCCGAAATTATAGCCGAAGTAGAGCGCCGCCTCACCGTGCTCGATGCCCTGAGCCAGACCCTCACCGCCGAGCTGAAACGCGCCGAGCGCCTGCGCCAGAGCCTGCTGCACCGGGCCTTCACCGGCCGCCTCGTGCCTCAGGATTCCACCGACGAGCCGGCCGCCGCCCTGCTGGCCCGGTTGCGCGCAGCCCCGGCCGCTGGTCCGGCCAAAGCCGCTGCCAAGGGCCCGCGCGGGCGCAAGGCCCCGGCCCAGCAAACTACTTTAGGGCTTTAGAAACGCCGGATAATGTCGGAAAACCACGTTTTCGAGAAGAAGAGCTACCGCAAGGCCTTTGGCCCCTCGGCCGACCTGAGCGACCTGGCCAAAACCTGCGTGTGCCTGGCCAACGCGCGCGGCGGCACCCTGCAAATCGGAATGGAAGACAAGCAGGAACTCCCGCCGCCCGAGCAGCGCATCGACCCGGCGGCCGCCAATCTGCTGGTCCGCAGCCTGGGCGGCCGGGCCATCAACGTGGGCCTGGCCGACCCGCTCGTCATTACCAGTGTCAACGGGGGGCAGTATTTGCAGCTGTGGGTGCATCCGTCGCTCAATACCATTGCTACCACGTCCGACGGGCGCGTGTACATGCGGCTGGGCGAGGAATGCCGGCCGGTAGTGGGCGACGACCTGCTGCGGCTGGCGGGCGAGAAAAGCGGCTTTCAGTGGGAGCTGCACACGCCGCACAGCGTGCCTCAAACCGAGCTAAACCCGGCCGAAATCCGCTTCTTCGTGGAGAAAATCCGCGCCGCGCCTACCAATAAGGTCAGCCCGTTCGTCAAGGGCAAAAGCACGGCCGAAATCCTGACGCATTACAAGCTGCTGCGCGAAGACGGCCTGGCCACCAACCTGGGCATTTTGTGGCTGGGTACCCCCTACCAGCGGGCCCGGCTGCGCTACGGCCTGCTGGTGCAATACCTGGTGTACGACGAGCAGGAACGCCGCATCCGCAAAGAAACCTGGATGGACTTCCGGTTCAACCCGTTGCAGCTGCTGGACGAAGTGCTGGCGCAGGGCGTTGAGCTGCACTACTACCACGAAGTGCCCGAAGGGCTGTACCGGCGGCAAGTGCGGCGCTACCCCGAAGCCGTGCTGCGCGAGCTGCTGGCCAACGCCTTTGCCCACCGCCTCTACACGGTGGCCACCGACGTGGCCATTCGCGTGTACCCGGACCGGCTGGAAATTGAAAGCCCCGGCCACCTGCCCCTGGGCGTGACGCCCACCACCATTCTGCACGAGCGGGTGCGCCGCAACCAGGCCCTGATGGACACCTTTCAGGCCACGGGCCTGATGGAAGGCGAAGGCTCTGGCTACGACCTCATTTATGAAAAGCTGAGCCGCGACGCCAAGCCCTTGCCCGATATCGACGATTCATACAGCAATTTACGCGTCACCATCTACGCTAAAGCGCCCAACCCCACGGCCGTCGCGCTGCTCGATACCCTGGCTCGGTTCTACGACTTCCGGC from Hymenobacter psoromatis includes:
- a CDS encoding ATP-binding protein; amino-acid sequence: MSENHVFEKKSYRKAFGPSADLSDLAKTCVCLANARGGTLQIGMEDKQELPPPEQRIDPAAANLLVRSLGGRAINVGLADPLVITSVNGGQYLQLWVHPSLNTIATTSDGRVYMRLGEECRPVVGDDLLRLAGEKSGFQWELHTPHSVPQTELNPAEIRFFVEKIRAAPTNKVSPFVKGKSTAEILTHYKLLREDGLATNLGILWLGTPYQRARLRYGLLVQYLVYDEQERRIRKETWMDFRFNPLQLLDEVLAQGVELHYYHEVPEGLYRRQVRRYPEAVLRELLANAFAHRLYTVATDVAIRVYPDRLEIESPGHLPLGVTPTTILHERVRRNQALMDTFQATGLMEGEGSGYDLIYEKLSRDAKPLPDIDDSYSNLRVTIYAKAPNPTAVALLDTLARFYDFRQKEIITLGIIAQHGPIGAPALTQALQLRQEERLRSWLGRLVEWEIVLARGVKKSTEYLVNPKAYAAANLDVKPSLKTMEPHRLRALIEEDLRAYPDSSIAQIHRRLEELPLLEIRREVYGMVEEGRVIPSLGGTRSRRYSLP